In Parasegetibacter sp. NRK P23, a single genomic region encodes these proteins:
- a CDS encoding TIGR03643 family protein, translating to MHLELTIEEKDRIIEMAWEDRTPFEAIHHQFGLPEKEVVALMRKELKRSSFERWRKRVHQGISIKHLHKRPGSVTRFKSAMQRTITGNKISKR from the coding sequence ATGCACCTTGAACTTACCATCGAAGAAAAAGACAGGATCATAGAAATGGCCTGGGAAGACAGAACGCCATTTGAAGCCATTCACCACCAGTTCGGACTACCGGAAAAGGAAGTAGTGGCGCTTATGCGGAAAGAATTGAAACGCAGTTCCTTTGAACGGTGGAGAAAACGCGTGCACCAGGGTATAAGCATCAAACACCTCCACAAAAGGCCAGGATCAGTTACCCGCTTTAAATCGGCGATGCAAAGAACAATCACCGGAAATAAGATTTCAAAAAGATAA
- the bla gene encoding BlaB/IND/MUS family subclass B1 metallo-beta-lactamase: MNKILLLIVALVSISANVTAQTTGNGLQITRLTDSFHIYTTYNLYKGEKVPANGMYLVTSAGVVLFDTPWDTTQFQPLLDSILSKHGKNVTHCIATHFHDDRSGGLEFYQKKGIKTYTTVQTDKLSRKYGHKRAEFLLKKDTVFNIGSYAFETYYPGEGHTPDNIVIWFGKQKILYGACLIKSVEDEDLGYLGDANRKEYATTIKNVQKKCRQPRYVIVGHGDWTNVKALEHTLKMAEALKQ, encoded by the coding sequence ATGAATAAAATTCTTCTGCTCATAGTTGCATTGGTTAGTATAAGTGCTAACGTTACGGCACAAACCACCGGCAACGGCCTCCAGATTACGCGCCTTACGGATAGCTTCCATATTTATACCACCTACAACCTCTATAAGGGTGAAAAAGTACCGGCCAATGGCATGTACCTCGTTACCTCCGCAGGCGTGGTGCTGTTCGATACACCCTGGGATACTACGCAGTTTCAGCCGCTGCTGGACAGTATCCTGAGTAAACACGGCAAAAACGTAACGCATTGTATTGCGACCCATTTCCACGATGACCGTTCCGGGGGACTGGAATTCTATCAAAAAAAGGGCATTAAAACCTATACCACCGTACAAACAGATAAACTCAGTAGAAAATACGGCCACAAAAGAGCGGAATTCCTGTTGAAAAAAGATACCGTTTTCAACATCGGAAGCTATGCTTTCGAAACCTATTATCCCGGTGAGGGACATACGCCGGACAATATTGTCATCTGGTTCGGAAAACAAAAGATATTGTACGGTGCCTGCCTGATAAAAAGTGTGGAAGATGAAGACCTGGGCTACCTCGGCGATGCCAATAGAAAAGAATATGCCACCACGATAAAGAACGTTCAGAAAAAATGCCGCCAACCCAGGTACGTGATTGTGGGACATGGCGATTGGACCAATGTAAAAGCGCTGGAACATACCCTGAAGATGGCAGAGGCATTAAAGCAGTGA